A window of the Halopseudomonas phragmitis genome harbors these coding sequences:
- a CDS encoding PP2C family protein-serine/threonine phosphatase, translated as MDLLTPWRSSARTDTGKVRARNEDAFLALPERGLWVVADGMGGHQNGALASRMIVERLAELPGGSDLDRRVKELRQALHDLNRRLGKELTLTADKPDPVIGSTVVALLVEGDRAVCVWAGDSRCYLWRSGNLYQMSRDHSLLQQLMQEQQMSAEQAASQPGAHALTRAVGASETLVLEVVEFTVYPGDTLLLCSDGLYQSMSSTMLGNALSLPSTSLALERMFELALDGPARDNISAVVIRR; from the coding sequence ATGGATTTGTTGACTCCCTGGCGCAGTTCCGCCCGTACCGACACAGGCAAGGTACGGGCGCGCAATGAAGACGCTTTCCTGGCGCTGCCAGAACGTGGCCTGTGGGTCGTCGCCGATGGTATGGGTGGGCACCAGAACGGCGCCCTGGCCAGCCGCATGATCGTCGAACGACTGGCCGAACTGCCGGGCGGCAGTGACCTTGACCGGCGGGTCAAGGAGCTGCGCCAGGCCCTGCATGACCTCAACCGTCGGCTAGGCAAGGAGCTCACCCTGACCGCGGACAAACCCGACCCGGTAATCGGCAGCACGGTGGTTGCCCTGCTGGTCGAAGGCGACCGCGCCGTCTGTGTCTGGGCCGGTGACAGCCGCTGCTACCTGTGGCGTAGCGGCAATCTGTATCAGATGTCGCGCGATCACTCACTGCTCCAGCAACTGATGCAGGAACAGCAGATGAGCGCCGAACAGGCCGCCAGCCAACCTGGCGCACACGCCCTGACCCGGGCCGTAGGTGCCAGCGAAACGCTGGTTCTGGAAGTAGTGGAGTTCACCGTCTACCCCGGGGACACTCTGCTGCTGTGCAGCGACGGGCTGTACCAAAGCATGTCCAGCACCATGCTGGGCAATGCCCTGAGCCTGCCTTCGACTTCGCTGGCACTCGAACGGATGTTCGAACTGGCACTCGACGGCCCCGCCCGTGACAACATCAGCGCAGTAGTCATTCGCCGATGA
- the tssM gene encoding type VI secretion system membrane subunit TssM, protein MNVKTLLLKGMGLFRRDWVWSLVLVLALASLVWFAGPALAINGREPWGSAVSRLLTISTLFLIWGLSLVFISWKANKRKQAEEDDADAQERIRRESLIVEEQLELHSRFKQAMRTLSRSSLYKGRSERWRKELPWYLLIGPQASGKTSLLDFSGLEFPLNKGEQRPNREITGTRYADWYFAEHAVLIDTTGRYLNQPDPQVDNIGWQTLIGLLRNRRPRPLNGVVVNLPVEQLLSDNELELENLARQTRQRLLDVNQKLGVDVPVYLVLSKADRLPGFDEYFDQLSSDESDQVLGATFRQEQNGTDIQVVRQEFEELLRRLNSQVIMRMHQERDTQRRGRILDFPHQLSRIGESLNLFIELAFSGNRYQRASQLRGFYLTSAPQLQGDIDPMTASIGRNLGPSGRELPTVRSGRPRFIKHLLSRVIFPESALAGLDQREIKRIDWRQRILYASAAACLVLFGLGWASSFSNNHGKLEQLRDLSQKLDRQQRQVPAGDNIDQLLATLDTRYQATQVFAPRSDTRWRERYGLFQGDEVNPALYDDYRQALENLLLQRVGQRLEAQMLSSLHDREKLFGSLRAYLMLHYAERRDPEYLKEWMAADWSQRYTGNTRVQTGLNTHFARLLEGPFLPYQTDRELVAEARQYLRSESLASVLYRMLREQAARLPEYRMINQLGPRGALLTSAQNIIPGFYTRNGYQQMFIAQGGDLVQNMLRDNWVLGDSDTLSAQDLRRLMAEMEQLYFADYANYWTEALALLAVDPMAGVSEGAQQLSSLTSANSPIIKALEEVRLNTQLSLSDSNDTSTRSPSAAQRALERRFEALHQLLNQDGNPGPELVNALQALDAMQGQLNSLAHASAPEQAAFDMARARVAGQQDAINQVRASAARLPQPVDKWFNALAADTWLLVLNDAYQHINQRYRSELLAAYRRSVGQRYPFSTETESEVALADFREFFKPQGTVDTFFDRYLKPFVTGSAGQYRLRQVDGRGLPVSREFLAQMGRAETIRRSFFAENPNEPLVQFRLEPIMLDSNLGRANFRLGNQSLEYRHGPIIQTAFRWPADDNSRSSLTVEDLGGRRMSLDQNSGAWSLFRLLDQLEVDHHTDRDVLILKANLGGMRANYLLHSQRSPNPFDLSLLRRFNLPARI, encoded by the coding sequence ATGAACGTCAAAACCCTTCTTCTCAAAGGCATGGGCCTGTTCAGGCGTGACTGGGTATGGAGCCTGGTACTGGTCCTGGCCCTGGCCAGCCTGGTCTGGTTTGCCGGCCCAGCGCTGGCGATCAATGGTCGCGAGCCCTGGGGCTCGGCGGTCAGTCGACTGCTGACCATCAGCACGCTGTTTCTGATCTGGGGCCTGAGCCTGGTGTTCATCAGTTGGAAGGCCAACAAGCGCAAACAGGCCGAAGAGGATGATGCCGATGCCCAGGAGCGCATTCGCCGTGAAAGCCTGATCGTCGAAGAGCAGCTCGAACTGCACAGCCGCTTCAAGCAGGCCATGCGTACTCTCAGCCGCTCCAGTCTGTACAAAGGCCGCAGCGAGCGCTGGCGCAAGGAGTTGCCGTGGTACCTGCTGATCGGCCCCCAGGCCAGCGGAAAGACCAGTCTGCTGGACTTCTCCGGCCTGGAGTTTCCACTCAACAAGGGTGAGCAACGCCCCAACCGGGAGATCACCGGCACCCGCTACGCCGACTGGTACTTTGCCGAGCATGCGGTACTGATCGATACCACCGGCCGTTACCTGAACCAGCCCGACCCGCAGGTTGACAATATCGGCTGGCAGACCCTGATCGGGCTGCTGCGCAATCGCCGCCCTCGCCCACTCAATGGTGTAGTGGTGAACCTGCCGGTAGAACAACTGCTCAGTGACAACGAACTGGAGCTGGAGAATCTGGCCCGCCAGACCCGCCAGCGGCTGCTCGATGTCAACCAGAAACTCGGCGTCGATGTGCCGGTCTACCTGGTGCTGAGCAAGGCCGACCGCCTGCCTGGTTTTGATGAGTACTTCGACCAACTGTCCAGCGATGAAAGCGACCAGGTACTGGGCGCTACCTTCCGCCAGGAGCAAAACGGCACCGACATTCAGGTGGTACGCCAGGAGTTCGAGGAACTGCTGCGCAGGCTCAACAGCCAGGTAATCATGCGCATGCATCAGGAGCGTGACACCCAGCGTCGCGGCCGCATCCTTGACTTTCCGCACCAGCTCAGCCGGATTGGCGAGTCACTCAACCTGTTCATCGAACTGGCCTTCTCCGGCAACCGCTACCAGCGGGCCAGTCAGTTGCGCGGGTTCTACCTGACCAGTGCGCCGCAACTGCAGGGCGACATCGATCCCATGACCGCCAGCATTGGCCGCAACCTCGGTCCATCAGGCCGCGAACTGCCAACCGTGCGCAGCGGCCGGCCGCGCTTCATCAAGCATCTGTTGAGCCGGGTGATCTTTCCCGAATCAGCCCTGGCCGGTCTTGATCAGCGCGAAATCAAGCGCATCGACTGGCGCCAGCGCATCCTCTACGCCAGTGCCGCCGCCTGCCTGGTCCTGTTTGGCCTGGGTTGGGCCAGCAGCTTCTCCAACAACCATGGCAAACTCGAACAACTGCGCGACCTGTCCCAGAAACTGGACCGCCAGCAACGGCAAGTACCGGCAGGCGACAATATCGACCAGTTACTGGCGACTCTTGATACCCGCTATCAGGCTACTCAGGTCTTCGCCCCGCGTAGCGATACCCGCTGGCGTGAGCGTTACGGACTGTTCCAGGGCGACGAGGTCAACCCGGCGCTGTACGACGATTATCGTCAGGCCCTGGAAAACCTGCTGCTGCAGCGGGTTGGCCAGCGCCTGGAAGCACAAATGCTGTCCAGCCTCCATGATCGCGAAAAGCTGTTCGGCAGCCTGCGCGCCTATCTGATGCTGCACTATGCCGAGCGACGTGACCCGGAGTATCTGAAAGAATGGATGGCCGCCGACTGGTCTCAGCGCTACACCGGCAACACCCGTGTCCAGACCGGGCTGAACACCCATTTCGCCCGGCTGCTCGAAGGCCCGTTCCTGCCCTACCAGACTGACCGGGAACTGGTTGCCGAAGCCCGTCAGTACTTACGCAGCGAATCTTTGGCCAGCGTGTTGTATCGCATGCTTCGTGAGCAGGCTGCACGGCTGCCGGAGTACCGCATGATCAATCAACTCGGACCACGTGGTGCCCTGCTGACCAGTGCTCAGAACATCATTCCCGGCTTCTACACCCGCAACGGCTATCAGCAGATGTTCATTGCCCAGGGCGGTGATCTGGTGCAGAACATGCTGCGCGACAACTGGGTACTGGGTGACAGCGATACGCTCAGCGCCCAGGACCTGCGTCGCCTGATGGCAGAAATGGAGCAGCTGTACTTTGCCGATTACGCCAACTACTGGACCGAGGCACTGGCCCTGCTGGCGGTAGACCCCATGGCTGGTGTCAGCGAGGGCGCGCAGCAGCTCAGCAGCCTGACCTCAGCCAACTCACCGATCATCAAGGCGCTTGAAGAGGTGCGTCTGAACACCCAATTGAGCCTGAGCGACAGCAACGACACCAGTACTCGCAGCCCGAGTGCGGCTCAACGAGCATTGGAGCGCCGCTTCGAGGCCCTGCATCAACTGTTGAATCAGGACGGCAACCCAGGCCCAGAGCTGGTCAACGCCCTGCAGGCGCTGGACGCCATGCAGGGACAGCTCAACAGCCTGGCGCACGCCAGCGCTCCCGAGCAGGCGGCTTTCGACATGGCTCGCGCCCGGGTCGCCGGCCAGCAGGACGCCATCAATCAGGTCCGCGCCAGCGCCGCCCGTCTGCCGCAACCGGTCGACAAGTGGTTCAACGCCCTGGCCGCCGATACCTGGTTGCTGGTTTTGAATGATGCCTATCAACACATCAATCAGCGCTATCGTAGCGAACTGCTGGCTGCCTACCGCCGCTCGGTCGGTCAACGCTACCCGTTCAGCACCGAGACCGAGAGCGAAGTGGCGCTGGCGGATTTCCGTGAGTTCTTCAAACCACAAGGTACGGTTGACACCTTCTTCGATCGTTACCTCAAGCCCTTTGTTACCGGCAGCGCTGGCCAGTACCGCCTGCGCCAGGTCGATGGTCGAGGTTTGCCGGTATCACGCGAGTTTCTCGCCCAGATGGGCCGCGCCGAAACTATTCGTCGCAGCTTCTTTGCCGAGAACCCCAATGAGCCACTGGTACAGTTCCGCCTGGAGCCCATCATGCTTGACTCCAACCTGGGCCGGGCCAATTTCAGGCTAGGCAACCAGAGTCTCGAGTACCGCCATGGCCCGATCATCCAGACCGCATTCCGCTGGCCCGCCGATGACAACAGCCGCAGCAGCCTGACGGTCGAAGATCTGGGTGGTCGGCGCATGAGTCTGGATCAGAACAGCGGCGCCTGGTCGCTGTTCCGTCTGCTCGATCAATTGGAGGTTGACCATCACACTGATCGGGATGTGCTTATCCTCAAGGCCAATCTCGGTGGCATGCGGGCCAATTACCTGCTGCACAGCCAACGCTCGCCGAACCCGTTCGACCTGAGTCTGCTGCGCAGATTCAACCTGCCAGCGAGGATCTGA
- the icmH gene encoding type IVB secretion system protein IcmH/DotU, producing the protein MIKEMDYSQDDQTVILNRNGDLPAKTPLTDFSAPPKLEKIDQRMIYATRRRASEGVNLSLNPLIAVAAALLSEVVRLKNSYQAEDLHALKDRLVAEIKLFEHRALQDGGDSSEVMAARYVLCTAIDEAVVTTPWGNESAWSQMSLLSSFHNETFGGEKFFQLLERLSRNPVKHLHLLELMYLCLSLGFEGKYRVMPRGTLELEVIRDSLYRQIRQLRGDIPRDISPHWQGLKDARGHFVRVVPWWAITLFTLLCLAIMYGGFSWVLSEQRQSIMQSYESLHTSPTDSTFRDDLQ; encoded by the coding sequence ATGATCAAGGAAATGGATTACAGCCAGGACGACCAGACGGTCATCCTCAACCGCAACGGCGACCTGCCGGCGAAGACGCCTCTGACCGACTTCTCCGCACCGCCGAAGCTGGAAAAGATCGACCAGCGGATGATTTACGCCACCCGCCGGCGCGCCAGTGAAGGCGTCAATCTGAGCCTCAACCCGCTGATTGCTGTCGCTGCGGCACTGCTATCGGAAGTGGTACGACTGAAGAACAGCTACCAGGCCGAAGACCTGCACGCCCTCAAGGACCGACTGGTCGCTGAAATCAAGCTGTTCGAGCACCGGGCCCTGCAGGACGGCGGCGACAGCAGTGAAGTCATGGCCGCCCGCTACGTGCTCTGTACTGCGATTGACGAAGCTGTGGTGACCACTCCCTGGGGCAACGAAAGCGCCTGGTCGCAAATGAGCCTGCTCAGCAGCTTTCACAATGAAACCTTCGGAGGCGAGAAATTTTTCCAACTGCTGGAGCGTCTGTCGCGCAATCCGGTCAAGCACCTGCACCTACTGGAACTGATGTACCTGTGCCTGTCGCTTGGTTTCGAGGGCAAGTACCGCGTCATGCCACGCGGAACCCTGGAACTGGAGGTGATCCGCGACAGCCTGTATCGGCAGATTCGCCAGTTACGGGGCGACATCCCCCGCGATATCTCGCCACACTGGCAAGGCCTCAAGGATGCCCGCGGCCACTTTGTCCGGGTCGTGCCCTGGTGGGCCATTACCCTGTTCACCCTGCTGTGTCTGGCCATCATGTATGGCGGCTTCAGCTGGGTGCTCAGCGAGCAGCGCCAAAGCATCATGCAGAGCTATGAGAGCCTGCACACCAGCCCCACTGACAGTACCTTCAGGGATGATTTGCAATGA
- the tssK gene encoding type VI secretion system baseplate subunit TssK has protein sequence MTTQKVVWHEGMLLRPQHFQQNDRYYDHQFKTRTQQLHTAAWGFFGLEIDRQFLAMGKLVVSQASGILPDGSLFELGAEREPLALDVPANTSNSAVYLALPLVTGNHVEARRAEQKDVLARYLASEESVTDSNAGDNTVSQISCALQDFRLLMGNEVDDPAFVKIKLCHILDTTPDGVVSLDADFVPTFLHLHANSFLLSCLKEVISMLTHRGDILAERIRASGKVSGAEVGDFMMLQLINRHEPILRHHLAAEQLHPELLYRELLGLLGELSTFSSESKRPKLDSRYLHSDQGNSFRKLMDAIRQVLSMVLEQHAVELDLQQRQYGIQVSPLKDHKLLGTSSFVLAASAQCDSEELRQRLPAHLKIGPVERIRQLVNLHLPGIRVKPLPVAPRQIPFHSGKTYFALELNSEELAQLERSGGFAFHVSGDFPELELKFWAIRN, from the coding sequence ATGACAACACAGAAAGTAGTCTGGCACGAAGGCATGCTGCTGCGCCCGCAGCATTTCCAGCAAAACGACCGGTATTACGACCACCAGTTCAAGACCCGCACTCAGCAGTTGCATACAGCGGCCTGGGGGTTTTTCGGGCTGGAGATTGATCGCCAGTTCCTGGCCATGGGCAAGCTGGTAGTCAGCCAGGCCAGCGGCATTCTGCCTGATGGCAGCCTGTTCGAACTGGGCGCCGAGCGCGAGCCGCTAGCCCTTGATGTGCCTGCGAACACCAGCAACAGCGCGGTGTACCTGGCCTTGCCCCTGGTTACCGGCAATCATGTCGAGGCCCGGCGTGCGGAGCAGAAGGATGTGCTGGCCCGCTACCTGGCCAGCGAAGAGTCAGTCACCGACTCCAACGCCGGCGACAACACCGTCAGCCAGATCAGTTGCGCCCTGCAGGACTTCCGCCTGCTGATGGGCAACGAGGTGGACGACCCGGCTTTCGTCAAGATCAAGCTGTGTCACATCCTCGATACCACCCCCGATGGCGTGGTCAGTCTGGACGCCGACTTCGTACCAACGTTCCTGCACCTGCATGCCAACAGTTTTCTGTTGTCGTGCCTGAAGGAAGTCATCAGCATGCTCACCCACCGGGGCGACATCCTCGCCGAGCGTATCCGCGCCAGTGGCAAGGTCAGCGGAGCTGAGGTTGGCGACTTCATGATGCTGCAACTAATCAATCGCCACGAACCGATCCTGCGCCATCATCTGGCCGCCGAACAACTGCATCCGGAGCTGCTGTACCGCGAGCTGCTCGGCCTGCTCGGTGAACTGTCGACCTTCTCCAGCGAGAGCAAGCGCCCCAAGCTCGACAGCCGCTACCTGCACAGCGACCAGGGCAACAGCTTCCGCAAGCTGATGGACGCAATCCGCCAGGTGCTGTCGATGGTGCTCGAACAGCATGCCGTGGAGCTGGACCTGCAGCAACGCCAGTACGGCATCCAGGTCTCGCCGCTCAAGGATCACAAGCTGCTGGGCACCTCCTCGTTCGTCCTGGCCGCCAGCGCCCAGTGCGACTCCGAGGAACTGCGCCAGCGCTTGCCGGCGCACCTGAAGATTGGCCCGGTCGAGCGTATCCGCCAACTGGTCAACCTGCACCTGCCCGGCATCCGGGTCAAACCGCTGCCGGTGGCGCCACGGCAGATCCCTTTCCATTCGGGCAAAACCTATTTCGCGCTGGAACTCAACTCCGAGGAACTGGCGCAACTGGAGCGCTCGGGCGGCTTCGCCTTCCACGTTTCCGGCGACTTCCCCGAACTGGAGCTGAAATTCTGGGCCATCAGGAACTGA
- the tssJ gene encoding type VI secretion system lipoprotein TssJ, protein MLRIAVISLLLPLLALTGCASLGSGPNTRIDLTLEGSRTLNPDLHGRPSPIVIRLYELKNPVAFEHAEFFALYQQPQEVMALDLVAHEELELRPGEQQTLKLTTTDQGRYIGVLAAYRNLPEADWRTVIPLRQGNRNQVTLYLDELSIRPQAGGRGNGN, encoded by the coding sequence ATGTTGCGTATTGCCGTAATTTCGCTACTGCTGCCCCTGCTCGCTCTGACCGGTTGTGCTTCGCTGGGCTCGGGCCCAAACACCCGGATCGACCTGACCCTGGAAGGTAGCCGCACACTGAATCCCGATCTGCATGGTCGCCCATCGCCGATCGTGATCCGTCTGTACGAGTTGAAGAACCCGGTGGCGTTCGAGCACGCCGAGTTCTTCGCCCTCTACCAGCAACCGCAGGAAGTGATGGCGCTGGATCTGGTGGCTCATGAAGAGCTGGAACTGCGTCCCGGCGAGCAGCAAACCCTGAAACTGACCACAACGGACCAGGGGCGCTACATTGGCGTTCTGGCAGCCTACCGCAATCTGCCGGAAGCCGACTGGCGCACCGTGATTCCTCTGCGCCAGGGCAACCGCAATCAGGTCACGCTGTATCTCGATGAACTGAGCATCCGCCCCCAGGCTGGCGGTCGCGGTAACGGGAACTGA